The DNA segment CGTCGCGGGCGGGATCACCCTGGGGTCGGCGGGAAGCGTGTGCGCCGTCCCTCCCCAGTGGACAATGCGCTGCCCGGTCCGCTCCAGCCAGGTGAGGTTGCGCAGGGCCAGATCGCGCTCGACGTCGTCCAGGCTCGACGCGCCGCCCGGCGAATCGAGGTGGACGACCGAGACCGGGTCGGCGGGATTGCGGATGTTCCAGTCCCTGAGCCAGCCCACGATCTCAAGCGCTTCCCTCGTCCGCAGAAAACCCTGGCTCGCGGCGAGCAGCGCGGAGGGGTCACCGTCTCCGGTGCGCACGTACCGGTCGAGCGCCCCGGCCGTGCCGTATCCGGAGTCGGTGCCCTCGATGTTCACCGCGCGAAATCCCGCCGTGTCCACAAGCGAAGCCAGCAACACGTGTGTCGCGAGGACCAGCTCACGTGCGTGTCTGATCGACGCGGCCAGCCCCGCCACGTCGGCCGTCGCCAGCGTGGAGGGGAGCGCGACCGGAGAGGCTGCCGGATCGAGGGACAACGGTGCGGCGTGCTCGCCGATCCAGTCGCGCACGGGGGTGCTCTTCACTGACATGACGTCCTTTCCACGGTGGCGGGTTCGCGCGCCGTCCCGCCACCGTAGAACCTCGACTATGGTTCAGGTCAATTGAAGCCGGGTATCAGTGTTCAGCGTGGAAGGGCGAAGGGCAAGATCATTCGCCGAGGCAGTCGGCCGTCGCGAAGGGCCCGGACGCCGTCTTGGTGTCCACCTCGGTGCCGTCGACGGTGATCACGCAGGTGACCGAACCGCCTGCCTCCCCGGTCGTCACACTGAGCGTTCCGCCCTTGAAGACGCCCTTGTTCTCGACGTCCTTCTCCCACGGCAGCTCCGGCGCCGTTTCGCTCACCGGCTCCAGAATCTCG comes from the Prauserella marina genome and includes:
- a CDS encoding erythromycin esterase family protein; the protein is MSVKSTPVRDWIGEHAAPLSLDPAASPVALPSTLATADVAGLAASIRHARELVLATHVLLASLVDTAGFRAVNIEGTDSGYGTAGALDRYVRTGDGDPSALLAASQGFLRTREALEIVGWLRDWNIRNPADPVSVVHLDSPGGASSLDDVERDLALRNLTWLERTGQRIVHWGGTAHTLPADPRVIPPATAGRNAGGILRAELGAGYAAVALTVGSGNAPFPVPAPPGDFLESAFAGTGEPVLLELPDPGVADPRVAAWLRAPVRTRMIGPVYDPAEDRNFRIDGGPLTETAAAIVHVPRFGPVTPLG